A genome region from Natranaeroarchaeum sulfidigenes includes the following:
- a CDS encoding ABC transporter permease → MSYNTVVRASAVLGIAAAQLRRSPGRTVLTVLAVTVAVLSVTLLASLGVGVVDVGEESLGDADRDLWLTVEGPETDNGIVDASEVAASINDREDVRTAAPIALHDVYLGTDEGELQRIPAVGVHETHGGYDFQEGDGFELDPADYRNAPRSDPVRSEIVLDPRTADALDVSVGDTVRIGASRERADREFTVVGTSAHHSTLLGEPAATVPLADLQYIAGTSGTDRATFVMADTTDDADSTAVRDDIQNEYPEYAVRTSEEQVEMMLTDRPVVIASGATLVGLAVVGSTILLVNLFVLVAYQQRDELAALRAIGLSQRLLAATIGTQGLVVGIVGGLLGVAATPLLRNALNRIAASTVGIEGLLVTPTEVYAAGFALALALGGIVAVVTGWHTGRYARLERLKA, encoded by the coding sequence ATGAGTTACAACACGGTCGTCCGTGCAAGCGCCGTCCTCGGTATCGCCGCGGCACAGCTCCGACGCTCTCCCGGTCGGACAGTACTAACGGTGCTGGCCGTCACGGTCGCCGTACTCTCCGTGACCCTGCTGGCGAGCCTCGGCGTCGGCGTCGTCGATGTCGGCGAGGAGAGTCTCGGGGATGCCGACCGGGACCTCTGGCTCACGGTAGAGGGGCCGGAAACGGACAACGGGATCGTCGACGCCAGCGAGGTGGCGGCGTCGATAAACGACAGAGAGGACGTCCGAACCGCCGCACCGATCGCATTACACGACGTGTATCTGGGAACCGACGAGGGTGAACTCCAGCGCATCCCGGCCGTCGGCGTTCACGAGACCCACGGGGGCTACGACTTCCAGGAGGGCGACGGTTTCGAGCTCGATCCCGCGGATTACCGAAACGCGCCACGCTCGGACCCCGTGCGGAGCGAGATCGTTCTCGATCCGCGGACCGCCGACGCCCTCGACGTCTCGGTCGGCGACACCGTCCGGATCGGCGCGAGCAGGGAGCGAGCCGACAGGGAATTCACTGTCGTCGGTACGTCCGCCCACCACTCGACGCTACTCGGGGAGCCCGCCGCGACCGTCCCGCTCGCGGACCTGCAGTATATCGCCGGGACGAGCGGGACCGATCGGGCGACGTTCGTCATGGCGGATACCACGGACGATGCCGACAGCACAGCCGTCCGCGATGACATCCAGAACGAGTATCCGGAGTACGCCGTCCGGACGAGCGAGGAACAGGTCGAGATGATGCTCACCGACAGGCCGGTCGTGATCGCAAGCGGGGCGACCCTTGTCGGACTGGCGGTCGTCGGTAGCACCATCTTGCTGGTTAACCTGTTCGTTCTCGTCGCCTACCAGCAGCGCGACGAACTCGCCGCACTGCGAGCGATCGGGCTCTCACAGCGTTTGCTCGCCGCCACGATCGGTACACAGGGACTGGTCGTCGGGATCGTCGGCGGGCTACTCGGAGTCGCTGCGACGCCGTTACTCAGAAACGCGTTAAACCGCATTGCGGCGTCGACAGTCGGTATCGAGGGACTGCTGGTAACGCCGACCGAGGTGTACGCCGCCGGGTTTGCGCTCGCGCTCGCGCTCGGCGGAATCGTCGCAGTCGTCACCGGTTGGCACACGGGGCGCTACGCACGCCTGGAACGGCTAAAAGCATGA
- a CDS encoding ABC transporter permease, with product MTDDGRRRGQFAGLVELALTRLWKQATRTTSGRLVATVAGVALTIALLLLVTGIALGLAGGGIAAADDADVRIGPAEETVVASVDGVEGVRLGEANEHAAEIRSEPDIEHASPVLVEPVRLEPADGGESRIVLLVGVVPNNEPRTIAGLSTARLEPGDPHYGDGTFDGPRAEEIVLSEAAAERFESDPERLVRASDRSDEDIGFDIAAVEATEEGHPVALVHLSELQSLAGTERDGLADRLLVWGDADAATAAGEDRYPDTTIQQTATATNPAAMFDDDLAFATSLIALVVGIGICASFITTTMGMTVEEDRRVLAVLEAIGFPAYSRLAVVGISTLATTLVGAILGIGLGWLAILTVNRLVESTVAVAHPLFVPYAVGVALVSGLLAVPYPLVVAARTTVLDEVGR from the coding sequence TCGCCCTGACGATCGCATTGCTCTTGCTCGTTACGGGGATCGCACTCGGGCTTGCAGGCGGCGGAATCGCGGCTGCGGACGACGCTGACGTTCGGATCGGGCCCGCCGAAGAAACTGTCGTGGCCTCAGTAGACGGCGTCGAAGGGGTGAGACTGGGGGAGGCCAACGAGCATGCGGCCGAAATTCGCTCGGAGCCGGACATCGAGCACGCGTCGCCGGTACTCGTCGAGCCCGTCCGGCTGGAGCCGGCCGACGGTGGCGAGTCACGGATCGTGCTACTGGTTGGCGTCGTCCCCAATAACGAGCCACGAACTATCGCGGGGCTGTCGACAGCGAGGCTCGAACCGGGCGATCCCCACTACGGCGACGGCACGTTTGACGGTCCACGAGCGGAGGAAATCGTACTCTCCGAGGCGGCGGCCGAGCGGTTCGAAAGCGATCCCGAACGACTCGTTCGCGCCAGCGACCGAAGCGACGAGGATATCGGCTTCGACATCGCGGCGGTCGAAGCGACCGAGGAGGGACACCCAGTCGCACTCGTCCATCTCAGCGAACTCCAGTCGCTTGCCGGAACCGAGCGCGATGGCCTCGCTGACCGACTGCTGGTGTGGGGTGACGCCGACGCGGCCACGGCCGCAGGCGAAGATCGCTATCCCGACACGACGATCCAGCAAACGGCGACCGCGACGAACCCCGCGGCGATGTTCGACGACGACCTCGCGTTCGCCACGAGCCTGATAGCGCTCGTGGTCGGTATCGGGATCTGTGCCTCCTTTATTACGACGACGATGGGGATGACCGTCGAGGAGGACCGGCGGGTGCTCGCAGTGCTCGAAGCCATCGGTTTTCCGGCGTACAGCCGACTCGCAGTCGTGGGTATTTCGACGCTCGCGACGACGCTTGTTGGTGCAATCCTCGGGATCGGTCTGGGCTGGCTCGCAATCCTCACCGTGAATCGCCTCGTCGAGTCGACCGTCGCCGTTGCCCACCCACTGTTCGTTCCCTACGCGGTCGGTGTTGCGCTCGTCTCGGGGCTGCTCGCCGTCCCGTACCCGCTGGTCGTCGCCGCACGGACGACCGTTCTGGACGAGGTGGGACGATGA
- the ftsY gene encoding signal recognition particle-docking protein FtsY has product MFDSLKEKLGSFREEVEESAEEKVDADAETQAETDADVTAATADATDQAADPTTPEPAGTGPDPTEESDGPGFAKRAKSAATGQTIIEAEDVEAPLDELEMALLQSDVELTVVDEILATIREETIGETHLITKSTTGVVQRALRKALVDVISVGQFDFEERVAAADKPLVIIFTGVNGVGKTTSIAKMAKYLEERGYSSVLANGDTYRAGANEQIEEHAEALDKKLITHQQGGDPAAVIYDGVEYAEANDVDVVLGDTAGRLHTSDDLMEQLEKIERVVDPDMTLFVDEAVAGQDAVQRARQFNDAAEIDGAILTKADADSQGGAAISIAHVTGKPILFLGVGQGYEHLEQFEPERLVDRLLGLDG; this is encoded by the coding sequence ATGTTCGACAGTCTCAAGGAAAAACTCGGGAGCTTTCGCGAGGAGGTCGAGGAGTCCGCGGAAGAGAAGGTCGACGCTGATGCGGAGACGCAGGCAGAGACGGACGCCGACGTGACAGCCGCAACCGCGGATGCAACAGATCAGGCAGCAGACCCGACGACTCCCGAACCAGCCGGTACTGGCCCCGACCCGACAGAGGAGTCGGATGGTCCCGGTTTCGCCAAGCGTGCGAAGTCGGCCGCAACCGGCCAGACTATTATCGAGGCCGAAGACGTCGAAGCGCCACTTGACGAACTCGAGATGGCGCTGCTCCAGAGCGACGTCGAGCTCACGGTCGTCGACGAGATTCTAGCGACGATCCGTGAGGAGACGATCGGCGAGACCCACCTGATCACGAAGAGTACGACCGGCGTGGTCCAGCGCGCGCTCCGGAAAGCGCTGGTTGATGTCATCAGCGTTGGTCAGTTCGACTTCGAAGAGCGCGTCGCCGCGGCCGATAAACCGCTCGTGATCATCTTCACGGGCGTCAACGGCGTCGGCAAGACGACCTCGATCGCAAAGATGGCGAAGTACCTCGAAGAGCGAGGCTACTCGTCGGTGCTTGCGAACGGCGACACCTACCGTGCGGGTGCCAACGAACAGATAGAAGAGCACGCCGAGGCGCTCGACAAGAAGCTAATCACCCACCAGCAGGGTGGCGACCCCGCTGCGGTGATCTACGACGGCGTCGAGTACGCGGAAGCGAACGATGTCGATGTCGTACTCGGCGATACGGCCGGTCGGCTCCACACTAGCGACGACTTGATGGAGCAATTAGAGAAGATCGAACGCGTCGTCGACCCGGACATGACGCTGTTCGTCGACGAAGCGGTCGCCGGGCAGGATGCCGTCCAGCGCGCTCGGCAGTTCAACGATGCCGCCGAGATCGACGGTGCGATCCTGACGAAAGCGGACGCCGATTCGCAGGGTGGCGCTGCCATCTCGATCGCCCACGTCACCGGGAAGCCGATCCTCTTTCTCGGCGTCGGGCAGGGCTACGAGCATCTAGAACAGTTCGAGCCCGAACGGCTGGTCGATCGGCTGCTCGGCCTCGACGGATAA
- the pfdA gene encoding prefoldin subunit alpha, translating to MMGGGGGQQQLQELSQQLQEIQQQVEVLEGEIDKLETESDEIDEAIEAIETLESGSTVQVPLGGDAYLRAEVQDIDEVIVGLGGGYSAEQEQDDAIETLKAKQETVSEEIESVEAQIEELEDESSQIEEQAQQLQQQQMQQQMAQMQEQGGDDE from the coding sequence ATGATGGGCGGTGGCGGTGGACAACAACAACTACAGGAGTTGAGCCAGCAGCTACAGGAGATTCAACAGCAGGTCGAGGTACTCGAAGGTGAGATCGACAAGCTCGAAACCGAATCCGACGAGATCGACGAGGCCATCGAGGCCATCGAAACGCTCGAATCCGGCTCGACGGTGCAGGTTCCACTCGGCGGTGACGCCTACCTGCGCGCCGAGGTACAGGACATCGACGAGGTGATCGTCGGGCTCGGCGGCGGCTACTCTGCCGAGCAAGAGCAGGATGATGCCATCGAGACGCTCAAAGCAAAGCAGGAGACCGTCAGCGAAGAGATCGAGAGCGTCGAAGCGCAGATCGAGGAGCTCGAAGACGAAAGCAGCCAGATCGAAGAGCAGGCCCAGCAGCTCCAGCAACAGCAGATGCAACAGCAGATGGCACAGATGCAAGAGCAGGGCGGCGACGACGAGTAA
- the rpl18a gene encoding 50S ribosomal protein L18Ae, producing the protein MSQYTVTGKFQARDGWQEFESTVDAENEDVAEEHIYANIGSQHGLKRTQIEIEGVEQ; encoded by the coding sequence ATGAGCCAATACACGGTTACCGGCAAGTTTCAGGCTCGCGACGGCTGGCAGGAGTTCGAATCCACAGTCGACGCGGAGAACGAGGACGTCGCAGAAGAACACATCTACGCCAACATTGGGAGCCAGCACGGCCTCAAGCGGACCCAGATCGAGATCGAGGGTGTCGAACAATGA